The genomic segment GAGGGCACTTGGAATGATGGTACATGCGTATAACCCTAGACAAGACAAACATTGGAATATATTTCATTGAGAGGTGTACTTTTCTCAATCTCTCACATGCAGTAATACTCACCACTCCATTTTCACTCctctttaattatttttcatttaagttCTTTTCATTCAACCCATCTGCCTAACCACATTTTGATCTCTAAAGCTTATCTAGGTGTATCTCTATGGATTAATAGCTGAATTTTCCCCCACTACCGCTAACATGACATCCCAATTTGATGTTTTCTAAATTGCAAATTATGTGTTCTCCAATGACAGGTACAAAAAAGATTAAGCAGTGGTCAACGGTTAAAATCTCAGAGAAACGTGTTTTGATTATACACGCACATTACAGATTGCAGATAAAGCCAGGCATTGTAAACACTGCAAACAGGTTTTATCACGTTTTCCAACGATGCAAGGCTTTGTCTCGTTCGATTTTGCTTCAACTTCCACGATGTTCACAATATTTAtcgaaaatcaaacttttgcacataaaaaattgtgtttccTGTGGAATTCCATTAATTCAGATCAGAGTTCCTTCTCCCATATCATGATATTTCTTTACTGTAATCTGTTTTAGCTACAGGAAACTGGAGGATACATGGTAATATACAATAAGACAGAGACTAACGTTTTTGGTTTGTCGAGCAGCTTCGCACAGTATTTCCTGAGTTCAGAGACATTCTGTACCACATGGATGGTTGCCTGGTGGATGCATCTACCGCTGTAGACGAAGGACAGGTGCGCATGCTCCTGATATCCTCTACTAATATCAATCTCTGTGATAGGCTTGAGTGCACCTGGAAAAGGACAGAGAGGAAATTGTTTTTAACCCTTCGCGCATGATGTTGCAAtcttgcacattcgtacaatttAATTCCACAATCGTAATAATTAAGTTTCTCCCCTACCTTCAAATTagataagctaataaaaggcaatagtttttggataacatctatataatgataataagtatcaatggtgcaatatggaaatcttgaattaaagaaaataacttggaaacaattgtcattattattccccaaaaattaattcagcgtaaaaaagagttaaggtcaagtccactccaacaaaaagtggattcaaatagagaaaattcaatATCAATCTCTGTGATAGGCTTGAGTGCACCTTGAAAATGAAAGATAAGAAATtgtttcttaaaggtcaagtccactccaacaaagaGTGGGTTTAGATAAgaggagaaaattcaaataagCAAAAGCCAacaatttcatccaaatcaatgtaaaataagaaagttatgattctGCTATTTAGATAATTTCAGCCAATCACGTCATCACCTATTTGTTGAGCTGCGCTGTCGCAGCACAGGCAACATGCACGTAAAAGAGGAGGTGCCTTTGAGATGCAGTGTATCGTGAATGTTGCAATGTGTGTGCTGGCATGCGATGTGACTGCACTGAGATGCGATTGGCAATGTATTGCAATTGGATCTTTATAGTGCAATCACACCATATAGGGTGCGCGGGgctttacaaagagttgtgattgatccgttCACTCTCAACTATGGAAGTCCAACAATGTCACGATTCTTTAaacagggggtgtttcacaaagatttaagtatgacttaaagtcgcacttaaatgcctagttgcgtgcggtataaaagACATCATCTCATTgatcagatcatgccaagaggatgcGCATGTATTGATCAAATAAGTTCGCACGTTCAATGTCTTATACGCGTTGGCATTTAAGTACGACTtgaagtcatacttaaatctttgagaaacactccccaggaaaAGAAggtaaaggacaagttcaccccagaaaaatattgtcCAGATAAATCGGGGTGTTCacattgttaaaggacaagtccaccccccaataaggttgatttgaataaatagagaaaaatcgaacaatcataacactgaaaatttcatcaaaatcggatgttaaataagaaagttataaaatCTTAgttatgcttatttttcacaaaacagtgatatgcacaactcagtgacatgtaaatgagacagtcaatgatgcccctcactcactatttctgttgtttattattgtttgaattatacaatattatttcattttttttacagatttgacaataaggaccgacttgattgaaccatatagtattaaataatgctaattccacatgttcatggaggaattaattgttgtttcacttgacagtgaggagaaaattatatttcatttaataaaatacaaaagaaatagagtggatgatgtcatcagtctcctaatttgcatactgaccaagacgtgtatattttttgtgaattaagtgaacatttaaaatgtcatataactttcttattttacatccaatattGATGgcatttttagtgttatgcttgttttctcatttcattaaaatcaaccttattggggggtggacttgtcctttaacaatgtGAACACCCCGATTTATCAGGACAATAATGCTTAATCACACATCGTATTCTCAATAACTTTGCACCGACTTCTGAATTATAAATATTGgagttgctggctttccatagttaagaatgattggatcaatcacaactctttgtgaaaTGGGAGCGAGATCCTTGCTgaaagatgaatgaaatgaCCATCAATGTGAACTCACCGTGTCTGTTCACCAGATCCTCAATCCATGAAGGGGGCTCGGGATGTTCATCGAAATGACGAATGAAGAAACGttcactcttctctctctcctcttcctTTATCTCACTCCCATTGAGGATCTTAATATTGGGTAGGCTGTCgacagaattaaaaaaagttgaattcaattccaaattaCATAAAATTTGGGAAAAATTGGTGGTTAATCAATTCTATTTTATTATGCAACTCGTGATATCCTGACAATGTATGCTAAAAAAGCTTTGTCTGATCGGTTGAATTATTAGAACAAATATCCTCTACACAAGGGTTGATTGTAATAAGAGAAAATGTGAGTAAATTACACTGTCCCGACCAGGAATTGAACCCGGGAAACTGGCCTGCATGACCAACtatgctctaccaactgagctatctAGGCTCCTGTTGAGTCAACATAGCATTCCCACACTGGCCAGTCTCTTGCAGTTTGTTACTTGGTGCAGTCGGGTTCATCATACAATTTCCCCCAAAGCTGGCCAAATCCATGCCTACAGATTTCTTTGgtagacaaatacatgtagtcctCCTAAAATATAATTGCGTAAAGATCATAATTACCcctaataatacatgtaataaagttCTTGGGGTTATATCATAAACTTAATAAAAACTTGCATCAGAGAGATATCCATTGTAAACGAAATGTAGCAAAATTCTTGGTCATGTCCTAGGAAATTCAGAACAACATGTACAAGAACCCTGGTATATATTCAAAGGAAGAAACTATCAAAATGTTACAAGCAACAAACCATTTATGCCATCAACATGACAAAATTAAGGAACTCCATTTTACTGAGCAATTTAAAAACATATTCAAACTTTTTGTACATCCAGCTCCCATTTCATTATCTTCCATTTTCACTTAACTTTGTGAACTACTCAAGCCATGATACTCTGAAAGCATTGACCTTTTTGTATTAAGCACAAAGcagagacaaatcatttcaggtAGGTCCAGCATGTAGATGGTCAGATATACATAATGTCTGCTATTGCTttgttttataaagaaaaacattcttGTGGAACTCACCTAGCAACTAGCAGCTTTCGTCTTTCATCCGAAGCAAGATTCTTAAGGAAAGGCACACCCTAGTGAGAAAGAGAAAGTAAATTCATACAAATTCAGTGATGGGGCTGGTGTTGGAAGTACATTTCATATTGCCTTTCCTAGCACCACCCGAGGTGAATTGATCATATTGGCATTAGTTATATGTAGGTCTGCCACTATGCTACAGCAACTTCGAAGAGCGCCATCTCGAGACCTAAAGTAACTCTTAGGGACCCTGCATCCTTATCCAGAATGCAATATTTTGATATGCAGCCTTGATACACTATAATGATGAATGATTTCCTTCTAATCTTCATAACATTCATACCACAATATTTGCCAAATTTCTCAATGCTTCCGGGCATTCCTATTTTTTCAATGGAGATCAAATGACCATGATATTTCTTAAaaccaaaattataaatatatttctgatTGCTGACGAAAGTGTATTAATACAAAGGCCTACCAAAGGCCATTCACTGTTTTCTGAGCCCAGTGCCCCTCTATAGTCGTCTTAATTGGTTGAAGTACTACTGAAACCTGTGATGTCTTTGACAAGATAACTCACCTTAACCCGAAGAGATTCCAAGCAGGGGAATGCCCTGATAGACTCCACATCAGACCACTGATCCACCTTGGTATTTGTCACACACAGTACTTTCAGGTTTGGAAACCAGGTAAAAGGACATATAGATGGCATCTCCTCCTCTATTTCCTCCACTGTTTCCACCATCTCCACTACCTCCTCCTCTTCATGGCCGATGGCTTCATCGGCGTCCCAAGCAATTTCAAAGTAGGCAAACTTATCAGTGTTGATATCAGCAAGCACTTCGTCATTGCGGTTATCGCTCTCTGGGACAGTACCGGAAGCATCCAGGGGCTTCTTCTCAGAAAGTTTCCTCCTCTTGTCTTCAGACTTTGGGGACAACAGAGGGACTGGTTTAGCACCGTGTTCACTGATACCCGGTAGCACTTGATGGACGGCCTTCTCTGCGACGAGCGGGTTGTCCTGTCTCATCGCTCCGTAGCCAGAATCACCGCAAGGATCGCCGTCTTCGGAACCCTGGCTGGAGAGTCTCTCCTTGGGGATGCGTCTTGGTGTGTTTGGCTGGCAGTCCTCCATGCCACTGTCGTACGACGGATCGGAAACCCTGTGGGACGGACTGCAGGATGGATCGTCCTGGCTTGTTTGGGTGGACATGGTGGAGGCATCTTCGATGAGTTTGTCCAGAATCTCGGTCACCACATCACAAATGACGGGATCGGGTCGGTTATCTGAGCATACATccattttattatttacatCCTGTACAAAGTGCACCAcatatatatcaatataataCAATGGAATGGCAAGTTTGAccaataaaacataaattcagCATAATAAGTTGTAGTCCAAATACATGTTTCACACCATTCTGAATTCTACTAACTTCTTTCAATTTATAAACATTAACtttaagataaattccagttgtgggaacgatctcaaaattactttttacagaatttaatataatgatcgccaaagtgtctgtttgtatgaataaaaaatatgtgccaaaggattctggaagaaattgtgtaattgctgagaaataagcacggattcggtcacttccgtcgggtctttattccagcaataataatacactgtcccacgtgtgcctatctgtgttggcgatcttcagtgtgatcgttttttagcaagatattatgatttcacaaagttcagtttatgtgaCTGTACCAGATTTAGATCcatgatgatatatcaatactttaccttggttttagagactttctcacgaaatcagtgttttactgcaactacgttcatttagctttaaagtaACTAATAATCTAGTTATTTACTTATAGAGCAAAATGTCAACTTGTAGGCTTAATGTACATCATCAAATCTGTTACCATTGGCATTACACTTTTTATCAGGCAGTACATGCATATACATTTGGTGGGTTACCTAAAGCAAACTCACCTCTCCATCCTCCTTGCCTGGTATAGCAACGACATAATGGATGTTGGACAGTGGATTCTCTGATAACATCAAGGTGTGAAGAGCAGGCAGTAGAGACAGTGGAATGACCTGCTCCCAACTGTAGAACAGGATGTCAGGTATAATCAATTAGTATCTCATTTAGAGGTACATGTAATTTTAGTGGGTTTTAATTACAACATACATTTAGTCTGTCTGATCAGGGgtccattgcagaaagagttgcgtttaaacgcaagtaaaaaaaatcaatcgcaagtcccaaatgcgcgctgttgattggttgaaaatcaagttgcgattgatatttagagttgcgattgattgcaactctttctgcaacggacccatGGGGCATATTGCATATATTGCACATATTGCATATATGcaacagagatgccaacctaaagggatggttgtcaggaatatttaccatatttgtcaGGAACAAATGGGAGTTTCTCAGGAACATCCCGCGAAGTAGCATCGTTTATACGCTCAACCACCCAATCGCCATTGACATTGTGCATGCATGAACCGCGGCTTGCACTCCGCACTTCACTGTGTATTCAGCAGCAGCGCGCGGAGGCGCTTGCAATAGAAATCTCTGTAGAGAAACTCTCGTTGGTTTACCGTTGGCCACACACACGCTGCATgcacgatacatgtatacacaatacacgcatatacatgcacaatacacaatacacgcacatatacacatgcacagcaaagcaatacacaatacacatgtattgtagttgttttttccgtaacctttttattgttgccgtaacaccgtaattggaggaataaaatcggaacaaatacggcgaatccgtaacggttggcatctctgtatGCAATAGCAAGGGCCGTCTCATAAAGACTTACACCTATATGGttactttgccattattgtaactaccaaagaaaccttgattgtgattagctgctgagccctgttaccatggtagctaCCATAAGGGCAAGGTTACCATACATGAAGTAGtaactttatgaaatgggccaaTTTGGATTCCACAAAGTGCCAAAGTCTGACGAATTCCgcataggtacatgtataagatATCACCCCATACTGCACTATCTGTTGAATAATGATCAttaaagataataattatattggatggatTTCCTTCATGagataccagaaatattccactccaTTCCACAAATCCCACAGAATTGATCTAATCTCACTTCATATTGATCATTTTCAGGCCTGCCAacattcaaaaatgaaaaaaaaggagtcCTAATCACGCGGCGCGAATTTTTCTGCTCCATGTCAGGTATGTCTCCCTCACTTTTCTCTAAAGATAGATATGTAGCATTCTCATATTCAAACATCGAGAAATTACAAgtgttgaaatattatattactCATACACTTATATACACACACCGATACCCCACAACacaaatgcatacatgtatatgggctgacttattttttatcttaaataaatggaaaaacagAGTGCTCCTCTTTTTggttgataaataataataaaaacattgtaACGCCTGGAAAAAAGGGAATAGTTGGCAGGCCTGTATCTTTAGTAGCAGAATGCCTGAACTGCAGCCTTTGCACGGGTCCCCAAAGAAAGCACGAGGGTTCTCACCTTGTGTAGTTATTATCTGTGAGATGGAGGACTTCCAACTTTCCGAAACATTCTCTGAGACATTCTGCAGAAGCTTGGATGTCGGTATAGcctatatataaaagaaaattcaaatcaaatgacaGAATACTCTTTACTGCTTGCATGgacaacaaatgaaataatgggAAATATCTTTAGATTCATAAATGAAATAGCTCTAGATAATATAGAACATTAAGTCACAGACTTTCTGCCATTGTTTACATATCTGGGGAATTACGCCACTTCCTGGCCAGAGGGATTGACAATGTGGGTAAAATTTGTGGCCAGATAGAGTTGTATTAGTTCAGTGACAGAACGGTTACCACTGTGTGCTGCTAATGCATCCACAATGAGCGTGTCCCTTATACTAGTGGTTTGCACTGGGGTTCAGATGTGTAGTGAGATTCATATGCACCGTCAACGTTACTAAACCAAGTTCAGCCATGTAGGCCAACTATGCTCTCTGTGTTCAATTCATACACCATATGTATGGTACCTGTGGCCCGTTTCAtcaagctgttcgtaagttacgaatgactttacgcacgactggtgaccatttcttgTTCTAAATGATATTCCTATATATAACTGATATGGTGCCTGAGAACAGGTTCCAGTcctgcgtaaagttgtgcgtaactttacgaacagctttatgaaacaccaccaaGAAGGTATCTACAAACTCTCATCAAGGCATCAATTTCCACATTGAAGTCTCAcaaaatacactgtacatgtatgaagcaAGATTTTCTGCTCATCACAGAGATGGTAGCAAGAACCAAAAATATTTGCCAAGGGCCAGTATCACAGCGCTTAGTGCTTCATTAtaggaattattattttttttttattacattaataGCAGAACTGTTCACTGGaataatacaaatctttaaaattcaataactttggtatttgttgtccgattttgatcaaattttctgcattttgctctgtgaattttactctacttattgAGACATAAATATCATAAGCACAGAGCATCCCTTTGTTAACCGTTATGtgcaatcaaaaataaaaatcaactctacaatcgaTCACTAAACTCTGCGATACCGGCCCCAGGGTTTATACCCGTAGGAATTAAATCACTCACCGTTCTGACTGGCGTGCAGCTCCCGAAGCCGTGGAAGACATCGGCATATCAGGAGGATCTCACCCCAGGACACACCCGTGTTGTTGAGCACCAAGTTTTCTATACCAAACCGCACACCAGAGAGGTTGGCAAGGGATTTCTGTAGTGGTTCAAGAAAAGGAACAGATgaaactgataataataataatactcaacATTTATAACACGCTTTTCCcacatggcccaaagcgctcacaatttcagttaacttatttatacaaacaaaaaatcagaataaCATATTAAATGAAGGCTGTTGCCTAGAACAAAAGAGTTTTAAGGGACTTCTTTAAGGACTCAATCGTTGGGGATTGTCTTATTGTGAGAGGGAATTTGTTCCATTCCATTGAGGATGCAACGGTGAATGTTCTATCTCCGGTCTGTTTTCTTTTAGTTGGATATGTTAATTTAAGTGGGTCTTCAGAGGATCTAGTTCTGCTACCTGGGACATAAATTTCTAAACAATCAGACAAGTATTTTGGGGCTGATTTTAAACTGATCTTTAAATAGCCATGTATGACATGCAAAACCATGTGCAACCATAAAAAATCTGTATCTGATTTGGAGCCAATTCTGAGTTACTTGAGAAgaatgtatatgtatattgttggatttttctcttttttattcaaatcaactttcagTTGGGATAGCCTTGCACTTAAACAACTTTTTTGTCACATTTTTCTTACCCTATATAATgtcacataaatatatatatgaagtaCATTTACTTTCCAAGCACCAATTGTTGTagtaaaggtttttttttttctcctgatGTTGGTAATTTCGATAACCTTTTCACTGTATGCATGTACATCACCCGATTATAAAAAACAACCCTTTTTACGAGTATTTGTGGACAAGCACGGTTGTCACCTCTCaatgaccacccccccccccccgccccggAGAAGATGCAGTATTCATTCACCTTTGGATCTTGTATCCGATTCCCACTAAGGTTCACGAACTGAAGCTTGTCCAGAGACCGGAGTATACTGATGACTTCATCccagcagccaatcagattgtTCGATATATCCAGGTCTGTCACATTTGGACAAAGGGAGGCTAGTCCATCTGAGGAGATACCGGCATGAGTGATACTGTTCATTGATAATACCTGACGGACAAGAAAAAGGAGGCAAatgttcaataatattaataataataatgataataataataataataataattattaaaaaaataataatcataataataataataattataatagaatgatgataataatgataataataatgaataataataataataaacaatgataataataattat from the Lytechinus pictus isolate F3 Inbred chromosome 1, Lp3.0, whole genome shotgun sequence genome contains:
- the LOC129267193 gene encoding tubulin-specific chaperone cofactor E-like protein; translated protein: MPKSFVEALKAKYCEDEEDASNFVVSFVFTNRPRKNSGGEGEAELGYLTSMVLSMNSITHAGISSDGLASLCPNVTDLDISNNLIGCWDEVISILRSLDKLQFVNLSGNRIQDPKKSLANLSGVRFGIENLVLNNTGVSWGEILLICRCLPRLRELHASQNGYTDIQASAECLRECFGKLEVLHLTDNNYTSWEQVIPLSLLPALHTLMLSENPLSNIHYVVAIPGKEDGEDVNNKMDVCSDNRPDPVICDVVTEILDKLIEDASTMSTQTSQDDPSCSPSHRVSDPSYDSGMEDCQPNTPRRIPKERLSSQGSEDGDPCGDSGYGAMRQDNPLVAEKAVHQVLPGISEHGAKPVPLLSPKSEDKRRKLSEKKPLDASGTVPESDNRNDEVLADINTDKFAYFEIAWDADEAIGHEEEEVVEMVETVEEIEEEMPSICPFTWFPNLKVLCVTNTKVDQWSDVESIRAFPCLESLRVKGVPFLKNLASDERRKLLVASLPNIKILNGSEIKEEEREKSERFFIRHFDEHPEPPSWIEDLVNRHGALKPITEIDISRGYQEHAHLSFVYSGRCIHQATIHVVQNVSELRKYCAKLLDKPKTVIRMYHHSKCPHTGETELNLLHQDLLPMSRYDMTHGDEIHIETPAFIPPLTAAQRVSRSLHVSIR